From a single Solanum dulcamara chromosome 4, daSolDulc1.2, whole genome shotgun sequence genomic region:
- the LOC129885756 gene encoding metacaspase-3-like has translation MDSRRCKCQWCGMKIAAPPGAQTISCPSCQSVTQIKPARNYGFANYPNANNNISPGFPARPGRLSPHANNFQPQQFNRPMSPQINNMRPPAVHGRKRAVLCGITYRGHPKSLKGSINDVLSMRYFLVEKLGFPNASVIVLTENEKDPYKYPTKANIRSALRWLVHGCQPGDSLVFHYSGHGTRVRDHDGDEIDGHDESLCPVDFETEGRILDDEINSTIVRPLPRGAILHGIIDTCFSGTFLDLPFLCRINRAGYFMWEDHRIRSYKGTNGGIAISISACDDHQNSGDTTAFTGFPMGALTYSFIQTLEQETKLTYGRLLMSMQNKIHEAQKGIGINGENETQEPQLSSSEQFDIHSKMVAI, from the exons ATGGACAGCAGGAGATGCAAATGCCAGTGGTGCGGCATGAAGATAGCAGCTCCCCCTGGGGCACAAACAATTAGCTGTCCAAGTTGCCAATCTGTTACACAAATCAAACCAGCAAGAAACTACGGATTTGCTAATTACCCCAATGCCAATAACAATATAAGCCCAGGATTTCCAGCAAGGCCAGGAAGGTTGAGTCCACATGCTAATAATTTCCAGCCCCAACAATTCAACCGCCCTATGTCACCACAGATTAATAATATGCGACCTCCTGCAGTACATGGACGAAAACGAGCAGTTCTGTGCGGAATTACCTACCGTGGCCATCCGAAGAGTCTTAAGGGAAGCATTAATGATGTTTtatcaatgagatattttctggTTGAGAAGTTGGGGTTCCCAAATGCATCAGTGATTGTCCTTACTG AGAATGAGAAAGATCCATACAAATACCCAACCAAGGCCAATATCAGATCAGCCTTACGTTGGCTTGTTCATGGTTGTCAGCCAGGAGATTCACTAGTGTTCCACTACTCTGGCCATGGCACACGAGTAAGAGACCATGACGGTGATGAGATTGATGGGCATGATGAATCATTATGCCCTGTTGATTTTGAGACAGAAGGGAGAATACTAGATGATGAGATCAATAGTACCATTGTAAGGCCCTTACCCCGCGGAGCCATTCTTCATGgaataattgatacatgttTCAGTGGAACTTTCCTAGATTTGCCCTTTTTGTGCAGAATAAACAG GGCTGGATATTTTATGTGGGAGGACCATCGGATCAGATCATACAAAGGTACCAATGGCGGAATAGCAATCTCTATCAGTGCCTGTGACGACCATCAAAATTCTGGAGATACAACG GCTTTCACAGGCTTTCCAATGGGTGCTCTGACTTATAGTTTCATCCAAACATTGGAGCAAGAGACTAAATTGACTTATGGACGCTTACTAATGAGTATGCAGAATAAGATTCATGAAGCACAGAAAGGCATAGGCATTAATGGTGAAAATGAAACTCAG GAGCCCCAACTATCCTCGTCTGAGCAGTTTGATATTCACTCGAAGATGGTGGCTATATAG